A genomic region of Polyangia bacterium contains the following coding sequences:
- a CDS encoding PKD domain-containing protein, with protein sequence MPRTDRRRRPFATLTTLPLLLAAGALVGCHQRPDQTPTDGAADAAPFDAPAGDGIAPLSLDFTATGCDTFDLGASRCAGAAPLTVIFSPIGSPSLTQFLWDFGDGTPTSKARAPTHTYTLPGSFTVTLVGDGASGSLSRMHTQFIVVAVATLGQRCDVDAQCDTGLRCLCGSTADCGDAFARGLCVVDCAPGACASGAVCADLWAGAPTDPAQAAPYQRALCLSACADDTTCAPGLHCRQLPSGGGGPAAAAPAWVRGCFAPVPADVGQPCRSPDGTLSAAACTSGQCVDLGALGLCTATCDAAGGCPDGSACALFGDGRSLCLQACAADADCADDPLFRCQASASSTGALGFTLVAPSAAAMVCAPMPCQADADCQPSGACTDGHCHAL encoded by the coding sequence ATGCCGAGGACCGATCGCCGGCGACGGCCTTTCGCCACGCTGACCACGCTGCCGCTGCTGCTGGCGGCGGGCGCGCTGGTCGGCTGTCATCAGCGGCCTGATCAAACGCCCACCGACGGCGCCGCCGACGCTGCGCCGTTTGACGCCCCCGCCGGCGACGGGATCGCGCCCTTGTCCCTGGATTTCACCGCCACCGGCTGCGACACCTTCGACCTCGGGGCCAGCCGCTGCGCGGGCGCGGCGCCGCTGACGGTGATCTTCTCGCCCATCGGCTCGCCGTCGCTGACCCAGTTTCTCTGGGACTTCGGCGACGGCACGCCGACGTCGAAGGCGCGCGCGCCGACGCACACCTATACGTTGCCCGGATCGTTCACCGTCACGCTGGTGGGAGACGGAGCCAGCGGCAGCCTGTCGCGGATGCACACGCAGTTCATCGTCGTCGCGGTGGCCACCCTGGGCCAGCGTTGCGACGTCGACGCTCAGTGCGACACCGGCCTGCGCTGTCTGTGTGGGTCGACCGCTGATTGCGGCGATGCCTTCGCGCGCGGGCTGTGCGTCGTCGACTGCGCGCCAGGCGCCTGCGCCAGCGGCGCGGTGTGCGCCGATCTGTGGGCAGGCGCGCCCACCGATCCAGCCCAGGCGGCGCCGTACCAGCGCGCCCTGTGCCTGTCTGCCTGCGCCGATGACACGACCTGCGCGCCCGGACTGCATTGCCGCCAGCTTCCCTCCGGCGGCGGCGGGCCGGCAGCAGCCGCGCCGGCCTGGGTGCGTGGTTGCTTCGCGCCGGTCCCCGCCGACGTCGGCCAGCCCTGCCGCTCGCCCGACGGAACATTGTCGGCCGCCGCCTGCACCAGCGGCCAGTGTGTCGATCTCGGCGCGCTGGGCCTGTGCACCGCCACCTGTGACGCCGCCGGCGGCTGCCCCGACGGAAGCGCCTGCGCGCTGTTCGGCGACGGGCGATCACTGTGTTTGCAGGCTTGCGCCGCTGACGCCGACTGCGCCGACGATCCGCTGTTCCGCTGTCAGGCCTCGGCTTCGTCGACGGGCGCGCTGGGGTTCACCTTGGTCGCGCCCAGCGCCGCCGCGATGGTCTGTGCGCCGATGCCCTGCCAGGCCGACGCCGATTGCCAGCCGTCCGGCGCCTGCACCGACGGCCACTGCCACGCGCTTTGA
- a CDS encoding alpha/beta fold hydrolase yields the protein MSDESKNTSRRLNVPVSHGHLEAILRAADAPFAAVVVCHPHPLGGGTMNNNVVYRLAKALGEAGATVLRFNFRGVGQSTGRYDHGVGEEEDARAALDHLAELCPDTPLWMAGFSFGARVGLTVGQEDPRVQKLLGVGLAMKMFDYGFLARSRKPKAFIQGGDDEYGGRAEIEALVATAAEPKQLTVIDGATHLFPKHLDALERAATEAIAFLRGQ from the coding sequence TTGTCTGACGAATCGAAAAACACGTCGCGCCGCCTGAACGTGCCGGTGTCGCACGGTCATCTGGAGGCCATCCTGCGCGCTGCAGACGCGCCATTCGCCGCGGTGGTGGTGTGTCACCCGCACCCGCTGGGCGGCGGCACCATGAACAACAACGTCGTCTATCGGCTGGCCAAGGCGCTGGGCGAGGCCGGCGCCACGGTGTTGCGCTTCAACTTTCGCGGGGTCGGACAATCGACCGGCCGATACGATCACGGCGTCGGCGAGGAAGAGGACGCGCGCGCCGCTCTGGATCATCTGGCCGAGCTTTGTCCCGACACGCCGCTGTGGATGGCCGGCTTTTCCTTCGGCGCGCGCGTCGGTCTGACGGTGGGGCAGGAAGACCCGCGCGTGCAAAAGCTCCTGGGCGTGGGCCTGGCGATGAAGATGTTCGACTACGGATTTTTGGCCCGCAGCCGCAAACCGAAAGCGTTCATTCAAGGCGGCGACGACGAATACGGCGGGCGCGCCGAGATCGAAGCGCTGGTGGCCACCGCCGCCGAACCGAAGCAACTGACCGTCATCGACGGCGCCACCCACCTGTTCCCCAAACACCTGGACGCGCTGGAGCGCGCCGCGACCGAGGCGATCGCATTTTTGCGCGGTCAGTAA
- a CDS encoding carboxypeptidase regulatory-like domain-containing protein, with amino-acid sequence MRMRPSKIIGRTAAATFFGGLLLMRAASPAQAAPPWQGEELPLPLSVRTPQDLAVKQVAERQYLIFNLLAGGKAAFDAGDFATAANKWETLMRLRPLDPDIEKVIRPLARDARSRVSGAAASPPSPVSSSAAAPALAGDAALAPTVHPSAPAVPAVSVSGTIAGGGTLGPGGAVVWLKRVGGETPRPTPAKGKVISQRNKAFVPRVLAVPVGTKVDFRNEDSIFHNVFSLSKPNDFDTGLYKQGGSYTQVFKKAGPVQLLCNIHSTMVGYVYVVDSPYYGQAEANGAFNIRNVPPGDYEIEVWHEGSSKDTRQRLTVGADGVRGLSLNVAGDKRAPQFVPDKSGKPRQAQVGY; translated from the coding sequence ATGCGGATGAGGCCATCGAAGATTATCGGGCGGACGGCAGCGGCGACGTTTTTCGGCGGCCTTTTGCTGATGCGCGCCGCCTCGCCGGCGCAGGCGGCGCCGCCCTGGCAAGGCGAGGAGCTGCCGCTGCCGCTGTCGGTGCGGACGCCGCAGGATCTGGCGGTCAAGCAAGTGGCCGAACGTCAGTACCTGATCTTTAACCTGCTGGCGGGTGGAAAAGCCGCCTTCGACGCCGGCGACTTCGCCACCGCGGCGAACAAATGGGAGACTTTGATGCGCCTCCGTCCGCTGGACCCGGACATCGAGAAGGTCATCCGTCCGCTGGCGCGCGACGCGCGCTCGCGGGTGAGCGGCGCGGCCGCATCGCCGCCGTCGCCGGTATCGTCCTCCGCGGCGGCGCCGGCGCTGGCGGGCGACGCCGCGCTGGCGCCGACCGTTCACCCCAGCGCGCCCGCGGTGCCGGCGGTTTCGGTCAGCGGCACGATCGCCGGCGGCGGGACGCTGGGACCGGGCGGCGCGGTGGTCTGGCTGAAACGCGTCGGCGGCGAGACGCCGCGCCCGACGCCGGCCAAGGGCAAGGTCATCAGCCAGCGCAACAAGGCCTTTGTGCCGCGCGTGCTGGCCGTGCCGGTCGGCACGAAGGTCGACTTTCGCAACGAAGATTCGATCTTTCACAACGTCTTCTCATTGTCGAAGCCGAACGACTTCGACACCGGCCTTTACAAGCAAGGCGGGTCGTACACCCAGGTCTTCAAGAAGGCCGGGCCGGTGCAGCTTCTGTGCAACATCCACTCGACGATGGTCGGGTACGTCTACGTGGTGGATTCGCCGTACTACGGCCAGGCCGAGGCGAACGGCGCGTTCAACATCCGCAACGTGCCTCCCGGCGACTACGAGATCGAGGTCTGGCACGAGGGTTCTTCGAAGGACACCCGCCAGCGACTGACCGTCGGCGCCGACGGTGTGCGCGGGTTGTCCTTGAACGTCGCCGGCGACAAACGCGCGCCGCAATTCGTCCCCGACAAGTCGGGCAAGCCGCGCCAGGCCCAGGTCGGATACTGA
- a CDS encoding peroxiredoxin, whose product MGLVNKKAPEFKIEAVVGEGDVKEISLADYKGQYVVLFFYPADFTFICPTEIQEFSRRHEEFRALNCVILGASTDSKHSHKAWIKNGLGTLNHPLLADFNKEIARAYDCLEPSGVANRATFIIDPNGVVQHASYNADLLGRSVAETLRLVQALQTGERCPVEWKPGAKTLGKPGK is encoded by the coding sequence ATGGGTCTGGTTAATAAAAAAGCACCTGAGTTCAAGATCGAAGCGGTGGTCGGCGAAGGAGACGTCAAGGAGATCTCGCTGGCCGATTACAAGGGCCAGTACGTGGTCCTGTTCTTCTACCCGGCGGACTTCACCTTCATCTGCCCGACGGAGATTCAAGAGTTCTCGCGCCGGCACGAAGAGTTCCGCGCGCTGAACTGCGTGATCCTGGGGGCGTCGACCGACTCCAAGCACTCCCACAAGGCGTGGATCAAGAACGGCCTCGGGACGCTGAACCACCCGTTGCTGGCCGATTTCAACAAGGAGATTGCCCGCGCCTATGACTGTCTCGAGCCGAGCGGCGTCGCCAACCGCGCGACGTTCATCATCGACCCGAACGGTGTGGTCCAGCACGCGTCGTACAATGCCGACCTCCTCGGGCGTTCGGTGGCCGAGACGCTGCGCCTGGTGCAGGCCCTGCAAACCGGCGAGCGCTGCCCGGTCGAATGGAAGCCCGGCGCCAAGACGTTAGGAAAGCCCGGCAAATAA
- a CDS encoding MqnA/MqnD/SBP family protein yields MTTLHRPLALAYSVDADDAFMFHAVRESLIDSDGLTFVHQRADTAALNRLALTGGADVVAISAGVYPAVAAQYQLLPHGASVGRGFGPVVVARQPMTTAALAGARVGIPGLTTTAWLVLRLIQPRAVPVEIPIAPFAGIFEALERGQIDAALLIHEGRMLYPARGLHKVVDLGEWWQAETALPLPLGVNVIRRALGPALVRRASEVLRQSIAYALDHRGSLIASIAAEDRGDKALADKNLIDEYLKLYANNDTAAMADDARQATAVLFERARAAGLLNAEVAVDWAE; encoded by the coding sequence ATGACGACCCTCCACCGACCGCTGGCGCTGGCTTACTCCGTGGACGCGGACGACGCGTTCATGTTCCACGCCGTGCGCGAATCGTTGATCGACAGCGACGGCCTGACCTTCGTGCACCAGCGCGCCGACACCGCGGCGCTCAATCGCCTGGCGCTGACCGGGGGCGCCGACGTGGTGGCCATCTCGGCCGGCGTGTACCCGGCGGTGGCGGCGCAGTATCAGCTGCTGCCGCACGGAGCGTCGGTGGGGCGCGGGTTCGGACCGGTGGTGGTGGCGCGGCAGCCGATGACCACCGCGGCGCTGGCCGGGGCGCGCGTGGGGATCCCGGGGCTGACCACCACCGCCTGGTTGGTGCTGCGCCTGATCCAGCCGCGGGCCGTGCCGGTGGAGATCCCCATCGCGCCCTTCGCCGGCATCTTCGAGGCGCTGGAGCGGGGCCAGATCGACGCCGCGCTGCTGATTCATGAAGGCCGCATGCTTTATCCCGCCCGCGGCCTGCACAAGGTCGTCGATCTCGGCGAGTGGTGGCAGGCCGAGACCGCGCTGCCGCTGCCGCTGGGCGTGAACGTCATCCGGCGGGCGCTGGGCCCGGCGCTGGTGCGGCGGGCGTCGGAGGTCCTGCGCCAGAGCATCGCCTATGCGCTCGACCACCGCGGGTCGCTGATCGCTTCGATCGCCGCCGAGGATCGCGGCGACAAGGCCCTGGCCGACAAGAACCTTATCGACGAATACTTAAAGCTTTACGCGAACAATGATACGGCCGCCATGGCGGACGACGCCCGGCAGGCGACGGCGGTGTTGTTTGAGCGCGCCCGCGCCGCCGGCCTGTTGAACGCCGAGGTCGCCGTCGACTGGGCCGAGTAA
- a CDS encoding outer membrane beta-barrel protein, which yields MRGQKRTLIIGAALLATASVSPGSAQAAPVGEAPGTFRVGLNLVPEPFGQFTFSGQILGVRATASQDTAFAFGFAPYLDYNLLPNVFLGFSPVYSVHVKPDLANADSDEQLDLLIRAGGQFELVPRLWLYGYLAPGYSVIMVPHADNPSGFVFGVHVGAAYDLTRTVYANVQLGYQWGYQSVSAGDAKDEFFQFGLGIGTRL from the coding sequence ATGCGAGGACAGAAACGAACGTTGATCATCGGCGCCGCTTTGCTGGCAACCGCGTCGGTCTCCCCCGGATCAGCGCAGGCAGCCCCCGTCGGCGAGGCGCCGGGAACGTTTCGCGTGGGATTGAACCTGGTGCCCGAACCGTTCGGGCAGTTCACATTTTCGGGACAAATCTTGGGCGTCAGGGCCACTGCCTCACAAGACACCGCGTTCGCCTTCGGATTCGCGCCATATCTGGACTACAACCTTTTGCCCAATGTCTTCCTCGGCTTTTCGCCGGTCTACAGCGTCCACGTCAAACCGGATCTCGCCAACGCCGACTCCGACGAGCAACTGGATCTGTTGATCCGCGCCGGCGGTCAATTCGAGCTGGTGCCGCGGCTGTGGCTATATGGGTATCTCGCGCCCGGGTATTCGGTGATCATGGTGCCGCACGCCGACAACCCGAGCGGGTTCGTCTTCGGAGTTCACGTCGGCGCCGCCTATGACCTCACCCGCACCGTCTACGCGAACGTCCAGCTTGGCTATCAGTGGGGCTACCAAAGCGTGTCGGCCGGCGATGCGAAAGACGAGTTCTTCCAGTTTGGCCTCGGCATCGGCACCCGGCTTTAA